One window of the Saccopteryx bilineata isolate mSacBil1 chromosome 2, mSacBil1_pri_phased_curated, whole genome shotgun sequence genome contains the following:
- the KCNJ12 gene encoding ATP-sensitive inward rectifier potassium channel 12 — MTTAIQADPYSVASSEEAGLHLVAMSGANGFGNGKVHTRRRCRNRFVKKNGQCNIEFANMDEKSQRYLADMFTTCVDIRWRYMLLLFSLAFLASWLLFGVIFWVIAVAHGDLEPARDRGRTPCVLQVHGFMAAFLFSIETQTTIGYGLRCVTEECPVAVFMVVAQSIVGCIIDSFMIGAIMAKMARPKKRAQTLLFSHHAVVALRDGKLCLMWRVGNLRKSHIVEAHVRAQLIKPRVTEEGEYIPLDQIDIDVGFDKGLDRIFLVSPITILHEIDEASPLFGISRQDLETDDFEIVVILEGMVEATAMTTQARSSYLANEILWGHRFEPVLFEEKNQYKIDYAHFHKTYEVPSTPRCSAKDLVENKFLLPSANSFCYENELAFLSRDEEEEEEEADDPGGRSPPARRDFDRHLAGGGALEQRSYRRESEI, encoded by the coding sequence ATGACCACAGCCATCCAGGCTGACCCTTACAGCGTCGCGTCCTCGGAGGAGGCCGGGCTGCACCTGGTCGCCATGTCGGGCGCCAACGGCTTCGGCAACGGCAAGGTGCACACGCGGCGGCGGTGCCGCAACCGCTTCGTCAAGAAGAACGGCCAGTGCAACATCGAGTTCGCCAACATGGACGAGAAGTCGCAGCGCTACCTGGCGGACATGTTCACCACCTGCGTGGACATCCGCTGGCGCTACATGCTGCTCCTCTTCTCCCTGGCCTTCCTCGCCTCCTGGCTGCTGTTCGGCGTCATCTTCTGGGTCATCGCGGTGGCCCACGGGGACCTGGAGCCGGCCCGGGACCGCGGCCGCACGCCCTGCGTGCTGCAGGTCCACGGCTTCATGGCGGCCTTCCTCTTCTCCATCGAGACGCAGACCACCATCGGGTACGGGCTGCGCTGCGTGACCGAGGAGTGCCCGGTGGCCGTCTTCATGGTGGTGGCGCAGTCCATCGTGGGCTGCATCATCGACTCCTTCATGATCGGTGCCATCATGGCCAAGATGGCCCGGCCCAAGAAGCGGGCACAGACCCTGCTGTTCAGCCACCACGCCGTGGTCGCCCTGCGGGACGGCAAGCTGTGCCTCATGTGGCGCGTGGGCAACCTGCGGAAGAGCCACATCGTGGAGGCCCACGTGCGGGCCCAGCTCATTAAGCCCCGGGTCACGGAGGAGGGGGAGTACATCCCGCTGGACCAGATCGACATCGACGTGGGCTTCGACAAGGGCCTGGACCGCATCTTCCTGGTGTCCCCCATCACCATCCTGCACGAGATCGACGAGGCCAGTCCGCTCTTCGGCATCAGCCGGCAGGACCTGGAGACGGACGACTTCGAGATCGTGGTCATCCTGGAGGGGATGGTGGAGGCCACGGCCATGACCACCCAAGCCCGGAGCTCCTACCTGGCCAACGAGATCCTGTGGGGCCACCGCTTCGAGCCGGTCCTCTTTGAGGAGAAGAACCAGTACAAGATCGACTACGCCCACTTCCACAAGACCTACGAGGTGCCCTCCACTCCCCGCTGCAGCGCCAAGGACCTGGTGGAGAACAAGTTCCTGCTGCCCAGCGCCAACTCCTTCTGCTACGAGAACGAGCTGGCTTTCCTGAGTCgcgacgaggaggaggaggaggaggaggccgacgaCCCGGGTGGCCGCAGCCCTCCGGCGAGGCGCGACTTTGACCGGCACCTGGCCGGTGGGGGCGCCCTCGAGCAGCGGTCCTACAGACGGGAGTCCGAAATCTGA